The Acinonyx jubatus isolate Ajub_Pintada_27869175 chromosome A2, VMU_Ajub_asm_v1.0, whole genome shotgun sequence genomic sequence GAGAAGCTCGGCTGAATCGCAGCCCCCCGGGGTCGGGCGGGCGTGGGGCCGGGGCAGCCCGTGGGTCGCCCACCGCCGCGAGGAGAGTGCGAGGTGGGCCACGTGGCTCGGGAGGACCCCTCCTCCGGGGtctccccactcctccacccCGGGGCGGTGACTCCTGTGTCCGCCCCGCCCCCGCAGCGGAGGACCCTGAAGCAGCTGCGCACCGCGTGGGTGGAGGCGCTGTGCGCGGGGCTGCGGGACGTGAAGGCCAGTGAGGCCCGCGCCGCCCGCTCTGGCCGCCCCACGCTCTTCCCGTACCTGTGTCTGCTCACCGAGCGGGAGCTCGCCAGGCTGCTGCTGCAGGTGGGGCGTCGgtgggcttgggggagggggggggggtggtggcgctGGCCGGGCTCTGCTCACCTCACGGTGCCGCCCCCAGACCCTGCAGGTGCTGCCGCCGCAGGGAGagtccctcctctccctggcGCAGCAGCTGGGCCTGCGCGTCTTCAATCGGCACGCGGTGCAGAAGAAGCAGCTCAGCCAGGTGCAGGCGCTGCAGCAACGCTACTACCAGTACCTGCACCTGCTGGCCTCGGACACCCAGGTGAGGcccgtcggggggggggggggggcggctcagACACCCAGGTGAGGCCCGTCGGTGGGGGGGGCCTCGGACACCGAGGTGAGGCCTGTGGAGGGGGGCTCGGACACCCAGGTGAGGCccgtggtgggggggtgggggcttggaCACCCAGGTGAGgcccggggcggtggggggggcgcAGGGCTGGgctcagacccccagcccctgacccactcccccgcccccaggtggCGGTGCCCTGCCTGCCGCGGCAGTACTGGGAGACGCTGGGGGCGCCCGAGGCCCCCCATGAGCAGCCCTGGCCCTTGCCTGTGCTGGTGCAGCTGGGCAAGCGTCTGGCGGAGATGCTGGTGGAGGTGGTGCGAATGCCCGGCAGCCTGGCCGCCCCCCAGGGCTCCTGCTCGCTCATCCCGGTGCTCTACCACGTGTACTCCTTCCGCAGCTTCCGCCAGGTGGGCCCTGCGCGAGGCGGGGGGCTCCGGGTGCCGCAGGGACCCCGGGGCCGTGGCCGGGTCCTGTGGAAATCCTGCTGGGGTCCTACGCCCGGTCCCGGGGCTGGAGGGGGCCCTCTGCCCGCCGTGCGTCCTTTGGGGCGATCGAGCCTCTGCCGGTCTTTGCCCGCCTCGCCCCCAGATCGGGATCCTGAAGCCACACCCGGCCTTCACGCAGCTGCTGGCGACCGCAGCGGAGCACACGCTGACCTTTGAGGCGGCCGAGGTGCCCATGCTGTGCCCGCCACTGCCCTGGACGTCACCGCACACGGGCGCCTTCCTGCTGAGTCCCACTAAGCTCGTGCGCTCCGTGGAGGGCACCACGCAGCACCAGCGCCTGCTGGACAGCTGCCCGCCCGCCGAGCTGCACGGCGCCCTGGACGCCCTCACCCAGCTGGGCAACTGCGCCTGGCGCGTCAACGGCCGCGTGCTGGACCTGGTGCTGGAGCTCTTCGCCGCCAAGGGCTGCCCCCGCCTGGGTGTGCCGGCCCCGCCCTCCGAGGCGCCCCGGCCGCCCGAGGGCCGCCTGCCGCCGGACGCCTCGCCTGCCCAGAAGGCCGAGCTGCGGCGGGAGCTGGCCCGCTGCCTCAAAGTGGCCCGGGAGATGCACAGCCTGCGGTCGGACGCGCTATACCGCCTCTCGCTGGCGCAGCACCTGCGTCACTGCGTCTTCTGGCTGCCCCACAACATGGACTTCCGCGGCCGCACCTACCCCTGCCCGCCCCACTTCAACCACCTGGGCAGCGACCTGGCGCGCGCCCTGCTGGAGTTCGCCCAGGGCCGCCCGCTCGGCCCCCGCGGCCTCGACTGGCTCAAGATCCACCTGGTCAACCTGACCGGGCTCAAGAAGCGGGAGCCGCTGCAGGCGCGCCTGGTTTTCGCCGACGAGGTGATGGAGGACGTTCTGGACTCTGCCGACCGGCCCATGACGGTAGGGGCGgggtcttcccctccccccacctcccccacctcttccctgcaccccctacccccgcccctcccttggCACGCTCCTGGCGGCGGCCTTCCTTCGGGGTTTCCCTTGGCCCCGGTTCCTCGGCGGCTTTGCGGCCCTTCCCTCCAGGGTTAGCTCTCCTTCCAGACCTTTCCCCGTCCCGCTCCTGCTCGCTCGGGGCTGTTCCCGGGTGTCCCTCCCTGCCCATCGCTCCcgtcacacccccccccccccccgctgttcCGGGGGGCTCTGTCCCGGCCTCATGCTGCCCTCCCTCAGGGCCGCAAGTGGTGGATGGAGGTGGAGGAGCCCTGGCAGGCCCTGGCCTGCTGCATGGAGATCGCTCGGGCCGTGCGCGCTCCCGACCCCGCTGCCTATGTTTCTCACTTCCCGGTCCACCAGGTGAGCTGGCGGGGACCCTGTCTCGGGGTGTGCCTGGCTCAGGGGGGCGCGGCTGGAGGCGTGCGAGGTTCCGTAGAAGTGTGGGCGTCTAGTGCACATCCCGCTGTGTTTGGCTGCTGTCCCCCTCGTGGAGGCCGGCCCCCGTGGGAGTGGCTGGCCCTGCGGGGCGACCTCCTACCGCGGTGGTATGGGTGGCACACTGGGGCGCCCCGGAGCGCTGGCTCGATCCCCAGGGttgccccaccccccgcccgtcGGCCCCAGGACGGCTCCTGTAACGGGCTGCAGCACTATGCCGCTCTCGGCCGCGACAGCATCGGGGCCGCCTCTGTCAACCTGCTGCCCTCGGACGTGCCGCAGGACGTGTACAGCGGAGTGGCCGCGCAGGTGGGCACCGCGGTCCCCGCCTGCTTGTGCCGGGGCCCGCGTGGGGTCTCCGTCCTGGGGACACCTGGATTTGCAGGTCGCGTGGCCCCAGTCACCTGTGACGGGAGCAGGCAGTCAGGGTGGGCTTCCCCAGGGAGGTGTCAGAAGAGGGAACCGTGGGGTCCTTGGGAAGAGAAGGGGCTGCCGGGCAGGGCGGGAGGCAGAAGGTCTACGCACCCGCCGGCTGACCCCGAACGCCTGCGCAGGTGGAGGTGTTCCGCAGTCAGGACGCCAAGCGGGGCGTGCGGGTCGCCCAGGTGCTTGAGGGGTTCATCAGCCGCAAGGTGGTGAAGCAGACGGTGATGACTGTGGTGTACGGGGTCACCCGCTACGGGGGCCGCCTGCAGATCGAGAGGCGCCTGCGGGAGCTCAGCGACTTCCCCCAGGTGCGCAGCCTGGCGGGCGCTTGGCCCCGCGGCAGTGTCAAGGTttcccccggccccggcccgcccccggcccgccccctGCCCTGAACGGCCAGCTGCTGGACAGCAAGcagtcctgggggtggggcttgccccccccccccgaccccccagcCTCAGGGGCTCCCGCGTCTCTCTCCGAAAGAAAGATGGGGCCGGGCTTCTGGGTTCCCAGAGGGTGCCGTGAGGTCGTCTtcctggggggaggtgggtgggtgatcgCCCACCCTGTGCGCCCGCCGACCGCTGCCCCGCACCCCCTCCAGGAGTTCGTGTGGGAGGCGTCTCACTACCTGGTGCGCCAGGTGTTCAACAGTCTCCAGGAGATGTTCTCGGGCACGCGGGCCATCCAGGTGTGTCCtcgccccctccccgggcccaCCGGGCTGTCCCTGACGAGGGGGGCCCTGCCCTGAGCCCGTGCCCTGTGTCCACAGCACTGGCTGACTGAGAGCGCCCGGCTCATTGCCCACGCGGGCTCGGCTGTGGAGTGGGTCACGCCCCTGGGCATCCCCATCATCCAGCCCTACCACCGGGACTCCAAGGTCATGGTAGGtgcggccccgcccccaccactcCCGCTCCGTGTGTCCCTGTCCGGGCGGGACtcctgaccctccccaccccgctcCTGCAGATCGGCGGCGGGATCCAGAGCCTCACCTTCAGCCACAGTGGGGATACCAGCCAGTGAGTGCCGGTgggggtgctgggc encodes the following:
- the POLRMT gene encoding DNA-directed RNA polymerase, mitochondrial isoform X1; the protein is MSAFRWGRGASGLRRALWPAGPPGPLAEEGALSGVWGRRRSLSASPCEQDRRKDWGHAELLEVLEARVRQLQAAHVSEVTVRRPRPARLPEAGGFQPRRKAQKGGEGTAPGLGGHWAQKLDQEKWAMQRRKQRLQAKLQVRAQQLACEHRLRMVPQLLSAPLAERLLRWEQETPRSPWEEQLARLLREAPRRLSCEAERAHEAGGAPARLEAQQQRLLAFLECCLLSGHLPLAHHVLVTCHSKWRQRRVLTLAAYNTVMLGWARKGFFKELVYVFFMVKDAGLTPDLLSYAAALQCMGRLDQDARTVQRCLDQMAQDGLRLQDLFSSVPLCQEEQAALLQAVHKAQPTFSPPLQPQPEPQVNTSPLLREIYAKEGPVSYPKLHLPLWKLQTLFQQQLRVEMATTVTVESVEKAQLLTKEVLHARRTLKQLRTAWVEALCAGLRDVKASEARAARSGRPTLFPYLCLLTERELARLLLQTLQVLPPQGESLLSLAQQLGLRVFNRHAVQKKQLSQVQALQQRYYQYLHLLASDTQVAVPCLPRQYWETLGAPEAPHEQPWPLPVLVQLGKRLAEMLVEVVRMPGSLAAPQGSCSLIPVLYHVYSFRSFRQIGILKPHPAFTQLLATAAEHTLTFEAAEVPMLCPPLPWTSPHTGAFLLSPTKLVRSVEGTTQHQRLLDSCPPAELHGALDALTQLGNCAWRVNGRVLDLVLELFAAKGCPRLGVPAPPSEAPRPPEGRLPPDASPAQKAELRRELARCLKVAREMHSLRSDALYRLSLAQHLRHCVFWLPHNMDFRGRTYPCPPHFNHLGSDLARALLEFAQGRPLGPRGLDWLKIHLVNLTGLKKREPLQARLVFADEVMEDVLDSADRPMTGRKWWMEVEEPWQALACCMEIARAVRAPDPAAYVSHFPVHQDGSCNGLQHYAALGRDSIGAASVNLLPSDVPQDVYSGVAAQVEVFRSQDAKRGVRVAQVLEGFISRKVVKQTVMTVVYGVTRYGGRLQIERRLRELSDFPQEFVWEASHYLVRQVFNSLQEMFSGTRAIQHWLTESARLIAHAGSAVEWVTPLGIPIIQPYHRDSKVMIGGGIQSLTFSHSGDTSQRPNTLKQKNGFPPNFIHSLDSSHMMLTALHCYRKGLTFVSVHDCFWTHAADVEVMNQVCREQFVRLHSQPILHNLSRFLMKRFCSGSRSPQHLKSMRTGKLQDTLKSVPKTGAFDLKQVKHSTYFFS
- the POLRMT gene encoding DNA-directed RNA polymerase, mitochondrial isoform X3, which produces MSAFRWGRGASGLRRALWPAGPPGPLAEEGALSGVWGRRRSLSASPCEQDRRKDWGHAELLEVLEARVRQLQAAHVSEVTVRRPRPARLPEAGGFQPRRKAQKGGEGTAPGLGGHWAQKLDQEKWAMQRRKQRLQAKLQVRAQQLACEHRLRMVPQLLSAPLAERLLRWEQETPRSPWEEQLARLLREAPRRLSCEAERAHEAGGAPARLEAQQQRLLAFLECCLLSGHLPLAHHVLVTCHSKWRQRRVLTLAAYNTVMLGWARKGFFKELVYVFFMVKDAGLTPDLLSYAAALQCMGRLDQDARTVQRCLDQMAQDGLRLQDLFSSVPLCQEEQAALLQAVHKAQPTFSPPLQPQPEPQVNTSPLLREIYAKEGPVSYPKLHLPLWKLQTLFQQQLRVEMATTVTVESVEKAQLLTKEVLHARRTLKQLRTAWVEALCAGLRDVKASEARAARSGRPTLFPYLCLLTERELARLLLQTLQVLPPQGESLLSLAQQLGLRVFNRHAVQKKQLSQVQALQQRYYQYLHLLASDTQVAVPCLPRQYWETLGAPEAPHEQPWPLPVLVQLGKRLAEMLVEVVRMPGSLAAPQGSCSLIPVLYHVYSFRSFRQIGILKPHPAFTQLLATAAEHTLTFEAAEVPMLCPPLPWTSPHTGAFLLSPTKLVRSVEGTTQHQRLLDSCPPAELHGALDALTQLGNCAWRVNGRVLDLVLELFAAKGCPRLGVPAPPSEAPRPPEGRLPPDASPAQKAELRRELARCLKVAREMHSLRSDALYRLSLAQHLRHCVFWLPHNMDFRGRTYPCPPHFNHLGSDLARALLEFAQGRPLGPRGLDWLKIHLVNLTGLKKREPLQARLVFADEVMEDVLDSADRPMTGRKWWMEVEEPWQALACCMEIARAVRAPDPAAYVSHFPVHQDGSCNGLQHYAALGRDSIGAASVNLLPSDVPQDVYSGVAAQVEVFRSQDAKRGVRVAQVLEGFISRKVVKQTVMTVVYGVTRYGGRLQIERRLRELSDFPQEFVWEASHYLVRQVFNSLQEMFSGTRAIQHWLTESARLIAHAGSAVEWVTPLGIPIIQPYHRDSKVMIGGGIQSLTFSHSGDTSQRPNTLKQKNGFPPNFIHSLDSSHMMLTALHCYRKGLTFVSVHDCFWTHAADVEVMNQV
- the POLRMT gene encoding DNA-directed RNA polymerase, mitochondrial isoform X2, which gives rise to MSAFRWGRGASGLRRALWPAGPPGPLAEEGALSGVWGRRRSLSASPCEQDRRKDWGHAELLEVLEARVRQLQAAHVSEVTVRRPRPARLPEAGGFQPRRKAQKGGEGTAPGLGGHWAQKLDQEKWAMQRRKQRLQAKLQVRAQQLACEHRLRMVPQLLSAPLAERLLRWEQETPRSPWEEQLARLLREAPRRLSCEAERAHEAGGAPARLEAQQQRLLAFLECCLLSGHLPLAHHVLVTCHSKWRQRRVLTLAAYNTVMLGWARKGFFKELVYVFFMVKDAGLTPDLLSYAAALQCMGRLDQDARTVQRCLDQMAQDGLRLQDLFSSVPLCQEEQAALLQAVHKAQPTFSPPLQPQPEPQVNTSPLLREIYAKEGPVSYPKLHLPLWKLQTLFQQQLRVEMATTVTVESVEKAQLLTKEVLHARRTLKQLRTAWVEALCAGLRDVKASEARAARSGRPTLFPYLCLLTERELARLLLQTLQVLPPQGESLLSLAQQLGLRVFNRHAVQKKQLSQVQALQQRYYQYLHLLASDTQVAVPCLPRQYWETLGAPEAPHEQPWPLPVLVQLGKRLAEMLVEVVRMPGSLAAPQGSCSLIPVLYHVYSFRSFRQIGILKPHPAFTQLLATAAEHTLTFEAAEVPMLCPPLPWTSPHTGAFLLSPTKLVRSVEGTTQHQRLLDSCPPAELHGALDALTQLGNCAWRVNGRVLDLVLELFAAKGCPRLGVPAPPSEAPRPPEGRLPPDASPAQKAELRRELARCLKVAREMHSLRSDALYRLSLAQHLRHCVFWLPHNMDFRGRTYPCPPHFNHLGSDLARALLEFAQGRPLGPRGLDWLKIHLVNLTGLKKREPLQARLVFADEVMEDVLDSADRPMTGRKWWMEVEEPWQALACCMEIARAVRAPDPAAYVSHFPVHQDGSCNGLQHYAALGRDSIGAASVNLLPSDVPQDVYSGVAAQVEVFRSQDAKRGVRVAQVLEGFISRKVVKQTVMTVVYGVTRYGGRLQIERRLRELSDFPQEFVWEASHYLVRQVFNSLQEMFSGTRAIQHWLTESARLIAHAGSAVEWVTPLGIPIIQPYHRDSKVMIGGGIQSLTFSHSGDTSQRPNTLKQKNGFPPNFIHSLDSSHMMLTALHCYRKGLTFVSVHDCFWTHAADVEVMNQVPTALEEHADWQAPRHAEVGA